A region from the Streptomyces lydicus genome encodes:
- a CDS encoding 3-hydroxyacyl-CoA dehydrogenase family protein produces MGPQSTPDLSTEASPLPLSTVAVVGLGTMGTGIAEVLTRAGREVIGIDTDEAAARHAVTALEAATARAVQRERITERERQDVLARFRTFTDLQAAADADLVIEVVPEDYELKRQVFAGLDAVVRPDTILATGTNALSVTRLAADSQRPERVLGVHFFNPAPAMKLVEVVSSVLTAPAAVAAVTELAHTLGKDPIAVGDRPGFVADGLLFGYLNQAAAMYESKYATREDIDAAMRLGCGLPMGPLALLDLIGVDTARTVLEAMYAESQDRLHAPAPILGQLAEAGLTGRKAGRGFYTYEAPGWGHLPAVAGGATVVPDAESPSAADELAGGRTVDSVGVAGSGTMASGIAEVFAKAGYKVVLAARSLEKAEKAKARIAKSLGRSVDKGRMSAEARDTSLAAITPAGSLDAFADVDLAVEAVAEDLAVKQELFKTLDKVCKPGAVLATTTSSLPVVACARATSRPEDVIGMHFFNPAPAMKLVEVVRTVLTADDVHATVRAVCAKVRKHPVDCGDRAGFIVNALLFPYLNNAIKMVEEHYATLDDIDAAMKLGGGYPMGPFELLDVVGLDVSLAIEKVLHAEFRDPGLAPSPLLEHLVAAGCLGRKTGRGFREYARR; encoded by the coding sequence ATGGGCCCTCAGTCCACCCCTGATCTCTCAACTGAAGCCTCCCCCCTGCCCCTTTCCACCGTCGCCGTCGTCGGCCTGGGCACCATGGGTACCGGTATCGCCGAGGTGCTGACCCGGGCCGGCCGCGAGGTCATCGGCATCGACACCGACGAGGCCGCGGCCCGGCACGCCGTCACCGCCCTCGAAGCCGCCACCGCCCGCGCCGTGCAGCGCGAGCGGATCACGGAGCGGGAGCGGCAGGACGTCCTGGCCCGGTTCCGTACCTTCACCGATCTGCAGGCCGCCGCGGACGCCGATCTCGTCATCGAGGTCGTGCCCGAGGACTACGAGCTCAAGCGGCAGGTCTTCGCCGGGCTCGATGCCGTGGTCCGCCCGGACACCATCCTGGCCACCGGCACCAACGCCCTGTCCGTGACCCGGCTCGCCGCCGATTCGCAGCGCCCCGAGCGAGTGCTCGGTGTGCACTTCTTCAACCCCGCACCGGCCATGAAGCTGGTCGAGGTGGTCTCCTCCGTGCTCACCGCGCCGGCCGCGGTCGCGGCCGTCACGGAGCTGGCGCACACCCTGGGCAAGGACCCGATCGCGGTGGGTGACCGCCCCGGTTTCGTCGCGGACGGCCTGCTGTTCGGCTACCTGAACCAGGCCGCGGCGATGTACGAGTCCAAGTACGCCACCCGCGAGGACATCGACGCCGCGATGCGGCTGGGCTGCGGCCTGCCCATGGGCCCGCTGGCGCTGCTCGACCTGATCGGCGTGGACACCGCGCGCACGGTCCTGGAGGCGATGTACGCCGAGTCCCAGGACCGGCTGCACGCCCCCGCGCCGATCCTGGGCCAGCTGGCCGAGGCGGGGCTGACCGGCCGCAAGGCGGGCCGCGGCTTCTACACGTACGAAGCGCCGGGCTGGGGGCACCTCCCAGCGGTAGCTGGGGGAGCCACGGTCGTGCCGGACGCGGAGAGCCCGTCGGCCGCCGACGAGCTCGCCGGCGGGCGGACCGTCGACAGTGTCGGCGTGGCCGGTTCCGGGACGATGGCCAGCGGTATCGCCGAGGTCTTCGCCAAGGCGGGCTACAAGGTCGTGCTGGCCGCCCGCAGCCTGGAGAAGGCCGAGAAGGCCAAGGCCCGGATCGCCAAGTCGCTGGGCCGCTCCGTGGACAAGGGCCGGATGAGCGCCGAGGCCCGGGACACCTCGCTGGCCGCGATCACCCCGGCCGGTTCGCTGGACGCGTTCGCGGACGTGGACCTCGCGGTCGAGGCGGTGGCCGAGGACCTGGCGGTCAAGCAGGAGCTGTTCAAGACCTTGGACAAGGTCTGCAAGCCGGGCGCCGTCCTGGCCACCACCACCTCCTCGCTGCCGGTCGTGGCCTGCGCCCGCGCCACCTCGCGCCCCGAGGACGTCATCGGGATGCACTTCTTCAACCCGGCTCCCGCCATGAAGCTGGTCGAGGTGGTCCGTACGGTCCTGACGGCCGACGACGTCCACGCCACCGTGCGGGCGGTCTGCGCCAAGGTCCGCAAGCACCCCGTGGACTGCGGCGACCGGGCCGGGTTCATCGTGAACGCGCTGCTGTTCCCGTACCTGAACAACGCGATCAAGATGGTCGAGGAGCACTACGCGACGCTGGACGACATCGACGCCGCCATGAAGCTGGGCGGCGGGTACCCGATGGGCCCGTTCGAACTCCTCGATGTGGTCGGCCTGGACGTGTCCCTGGCCATCGAGAAGGTGCTGCACGCGGAGTTCCGCGACCCGGGCCTGGCCCCGTCGCCGCTGCTGGAGCACCTCGTCGCCGCGGGCTGCCTCGGCCGCAAGACCGGCCGCGGCTTCCGTGAGTACGCCCGGCGCTGA
- a CDS encoding TetR family transcriptional regulator, whose product MSQPARTHPSDAPDNATPGTRRAAAQRLKMRRELSSAAMELFATKGYEATTVDEIAAAAGVARRTFFRHFRSKEEAIFPDHDDTLVRAEAVLDAAPPHENPLDTVCRGIKEVMRMYAASPAVSVARYRLTREVPTLREAEIASVARYERLFTRYLLGHFDEGAHREGDDDPLLAEVAASAVVTAHNHVLRRWLRADAQGDVEAQLDHAFAIVRETFGAGIGAGRTGSGEKPPAAVSREGEVLVAVARTDAPLDEVMRTIRKAIKEHK is encoded by the coding sequence ATGTCCCAGCCCGCTCGTACGCATCCCTCCGACGCCCCTGACAACGCCACTCCCGGTACCCGCCGGGCGGCCGCGCAACGGCTCAAAATGCGCCGTGAATTGTCATCGGCGGCGATGGAGCTGTTCGCGACCAAGGGCTACGAGGCGACGACGGTCGACGAGATCGCGGCCGCCGCGGGCGTCGCCCGGCGTACCTTCTTCCGCCACTTCCGCTCCAAGGAAGAGGCGATCTTCCCCGACCACGACGACACCCTCGTCCGCGCGGAGGCCGTCCTGGACGCCGCACCGCCGCACGAGAACCCCCTGGACACGGTCTGCCGCGGCATCAAGGAGGTCATGCGGATGTACGCGGCTTCCCCGGCCGTGTCGGTGGCCCGCTACCGCCTGACCCGCGAGGTCCCCACCCTGCGGGAGGCCGAGATCGCTTCGGTGGCCCGCTACGAGCGGCTGTTCACCCGCTATCTGCTGGGCCACTTCGACGAGGGCGCCCACCGCGAGGGCGACGACGATCCACTGCTCGCCGAGGTCGCCGCGTCCGCCGTGGTCACCGCGCACAACCACGTCCTGCGGCGCTGGCTGCGGGCCGACGCCCAGGGCGATGTCGAGGCCCAGCTCGACCACGCCTTCGCGATCGTCCGGGAGACCTTCGGCGCCGGCATCGGCGCGGGCCGCACCGGCAGCGGGGAGAAGCCCCCGGCGGCCGTCTCGCGCGAAGGCGAGGTGCTGGTCGCGGTGGCCCGCACGGACGCGCCGCTGGACGAGGTCATGCGCACCATCCGCAAGGCGATCAAGGAACACAAGTAA